In Oreochromis niloticus isolate F11D_XX linkage group LG18, O_niloticus_UMD_NMBU, whole genome shotgun sequence, one genomic interval encodes:
- the LOC100706513 gene encoding sentrin-specific protease 5: MHRAQSQRSKAKYLKRRKGSISLINGVSHMSRRAKRRLYCKLQLWMWRKWREKCHFGIFRAKKRFGSGSGPGLSLKTQKNKRKAYHALNATKTSVLVSALGCDTGGSEDPLKRQDQDMNTDAAAGTDGETITGETLVHISEIKEPLRHCHRIQSSLKADSNAYEDVTQSRVPGTTPAQRLEVGSPSGQTAGTLGQDQSTVTDTDETISFKKTVSPHTDVSLNALTKEIHEFLDDFYMKYGSLIPLRKIDVLRHLKGKFYTGLSDRKNTVLSEVTRYRAAILQKPVPSFQVVYKKHTLTLDDLLTLADQNWLNDQVMNMYGELIMESSHHKVHFLNSFFHRQLMTKGYDGVKRWTKQVDLFSKSLLLVPIHLEVHWCLVTADIVQKKICLYDSQGNGLQKVGRNILKYLMTEAKEKKQTAFESGWTVAFDEKVPQQTNENDCGVFVLEYSRCLALTRPLHFSQKDIPKIRKRIYKELCDCKLHEQD, from the exons ATGCACCGAGCACAGAGCCAGCGGAGCAAAGCGAAATACTTGAAGAGGAGGAAGGGATCCATTTCTTTAATCAATGGGGTCTCTCACATGTCCAGGCGAGCCAAGAGGCGCTTGTACTGTAAACTACAGCTTTGGATGTGGAGGAAGTGGAGAGAGAAGTGCCACTTTGGGATATTTAGAGCTAAAAAACGCTTTGGCTCTGGCTCGGGCCCCGGCCTCAgtttaaagacacaaaaaaataaaaggaaagcgTACCACGCGCtaaatgcaacaaaaacatCAGTCCTTGTGTCAGCTCTTGGATGTGATACTGGAGGTTCAGAGGATCCCCTTAAAAGACAGGACCAGGATATGAACACAGATGCTGCTGCAGGTACTGATGGTGAAACCATAACAGGAGAAACTTTGGTACACATTAGTGAAATTAAAGAGCCTTTAAGACACTGTCACAGAATCCAATCTTCATTGAAAGCAGACAGTAACGCATATGAAGACGTCACACAGAGCAGGGTACCAGGAACAACTCCTGCACAAAGACTCGAGGTTGGCAGCCCATCAGGACAGACTGCTGGTACTCTAGGCCAGGACCAGAGTACAGTCACAGATACTGATGAGacaatcagttttaaaaagacagTATCCCCTCACACTGATGTCAGCCTGAACGCACTGACGAAGGAAATCCACG AGTTTCTTGATGACTTCTACATGAAATATGGAAGCTTAATCCCATTACGTAAGATCGACGTCTTGAGGCATCTCAAGGGGAAGTTTTACACTGGTTTAAGTGACAG GAAAAACACAGTCCTCTCTGAGGTTACCAGATACCGAGCTGCGATCCTCCAGAAGCCCGTCCCGTCTTTTCAGGTGGTCTACAAGAAACACACGTTGACTCTGGACGATTTGTTGACGCTGGCAGATCAGAACTGGCTCAACGACCAG GTTATGAACATGTACGGGGAACTGATCATGGAGTCTTCCCATCACAAG GTCCATTTTCTTAACAGCTTCTTCCACCGGCAGCTGATGACCAAAGGATACGATGGTGTTAAGCGATGGACGAAGCAG GTGGATTTGTTTTCTAAGAGCCTTCTTTTGGTGCCTATCCATCTGGAGGTCCACTGGTGTTTGGTGACTGCCGACATCGTCCAAAAGAAAATCTGCCTTTACGACTCTCAAGGGAACGGGCTCCAGAAAGTTGGAAGG AACATCCTGAAATACTTGATGACagaagcaaaagaaaagaagcaaactGCTTTTGAAAGTGGTTGGACGGTGGCGTTCGATGAG AAAGTCCCGCAGCAGACCAACGAGAACGACTGCGGAGTTTTTGTTCTGGAG TATTCTAGATGCCTTGCTCTGACAAGGCCCCTCCACTTCTCACAAAAAGACATACCAAAGATACGAAAGAGGATCTACAAAGAGCTCTGCGACTGTAAGCTCCATGAACAGGACTGA
- the LOC100706787 gene encoding protein crumbs homolog 1 — MLRFSVYLWMLWLLCADTVSSEVNSGCEQQPCQNGGVCESHNGGFRCLCSSQSQSGQLYGGQNCTVALTGCNENQCENGGVCSPLFVNDHHSYTCICPAGFTGPKCQTPTVFSFESRGYMYIETLLLDQEAPLNVTFSFRTDQPVGTLLQRRVDDLLFSIELMHGHLCLLSLRGQGSSTLVQELPGYLSDSKWHTVEASLGGVVSLIRLLCTEGSCTRESNAEVQLLEQASSLPEPGAVRHSLFIGATSGNWTLGRAVDEADYPPAFLGCFRDVFVDSRLLLPVIAPEGSRIQANITVGCSDKDKCDDSPCQNRGRCVSQGWRGYLCECHRPYEGNNCAEEYITARFGNKDLESYAVFSLDDDPGDTVIISMFIRTRQSSGLLLIMTNSTSQYLRLWLEAGMIKVQVNNFETLVGRAVINDGHFHLVTLKLEGVVATLFQSAQSQGSMPIRLIQVHPGDMVYVGGLPDSRASASFGGYFKGCIQDLRINNKRLQFYQISTPVESYNLEQLISVAEGCSSDNACAVNPCLNGGVCYSMWDDFICNCPPNTAGRRCEEVKWCELSPCPAAATCQPLSQGFECLSNVTFRLGSSIPQYRSNGKIKRSLTSVSLSFRSRRLAATLLHAHKDSNYLTVSLLNSHVVMDLQVGGDKDNVSIQSQTQFSDGKWHTVKLSLETQASTSSWIMIVDGGKEAISVSKTAVGDLEFLSKEVDIFLGGLSLDAGVDLSGCLGPVEIGGLLLPFHPDTELNLPRPQEEQFLRINSNAPLLYGCWGASVCTPNPCRNEGVCEDLFDLHQCTCSSEWTGHLCQDSTDPCISGPCLYGNCVSLPGGYKCVCEQGYSGEQCEVEVDMCEKSNCSHGATCLKGFQTYSCLCPQNMTGQYCDEKLPEIPWYIETNPLPQLPVSTCTGTRWNYSCFNGGNCAEAEDACYCLPGFTGQWCEKDVDECASDPCMNGGFCVNYVNSFECVCDMNYSGIHCQIDVSDFYLYLFLGLWQNLFQLVSYLVIRLDDEPEIEWGFQIND; from the exons ATGTTGAGATTCAGCGTGTATTTGTGGATGCTGTGGTTGCTTTGTGCAG ACACCGTCTCCAGTGAGGTTAACAGTGGATGTGAACAGCAGCCATGCCAAAACGGTGGTGTATGTGAGAGCCACAATGGAGGATTCAGATGCCTTTGCTCCTCTCAGAGCCAAAGCGGGCAGCTGTATGGTGGACAGAATTGCACAGTTGCACTTACAGGCTGTAATGAGAACCAGTGTGAGAATGGAGGAGTGTGTTCTCCCTTATTTGTGAACGATCACCACAGTTACACATGCATCTGCCCTGCTGGCTTCACGGGCCCTAAATGCCAGACTCCCACTGTTTTCTCATTTGAGTCCAGAGGCTATATGTACATAGAGACGCTGCTGCTAGACCAAGAAGCTCCTCTTAACGTCACCTTCAGCTTCAGGACGGATCAACCGGTTGGCACCCTCTTACAACGCAGGGTGGACGATCTGCTCTTCAGCATCGAGCTGATGCATGGGCATCTCTGCCTCCTCAGCCTGAGAGGCCAAGGCTCCAGCACGTTGGTTCAAGAGCTGCCAGGGTATTTGTCCGACAGCAAGTGGCACACAGTGGAAGCATCCCTGGGTGGCGTGGTCAGTCTCATCAGGTTGCTATGCACTGAAGGAAGCTGCACCAGAGAGTCCAATGCTGAAGTCCAGCTGCTTGAACAggcctcctctctccctgagcCAGGAGCAGTTCGTCACAGCCTCTTCATTGGAGCAACCAGTGGGAACTGGACGCTGGGCAGGGCAGTGGATGAAGCAGACTACCCTCCTGCTTTTCTGGGCTGCTTCAGAGATGTGTTTGTGGACTCACGGCTGTTATTGCCGGTTATAGCGCCAGAAGGTTCACGCATCCAGGCGAACATCACTGTGGGGTGCAGCGACAAAGACAAGTGTGACGACAGCCCGTGTCAGAACCGAGGCCGCTGTGTTAGCCAAGGCTGGAGGGGCTACCTTTGTGAGTGCCACAGGCCATATGAGGGAAACAACTGTGCAGAGG AGTACATCACAGCCAGGTTTGGAAACAAAGACCTTGAGAGCTATGCTGTGTTCTCATTAGATGATGACCCAGGTGATACTGTGATCATATCCATGTTCATCCGCACCAGACAGTCCAGTGGTCTCCTCCTTATCATGACTAACAGCACAAGTCAGTACCTCCGCCTGTGGCTGGAAGCGGGTATGATCAAAGTTCAGGTCAACAACTTTGAGACCCTGGTCGGTCGGGCTGTGATCAATGATGGCCATTTCCACCTGGTGACTCTGAAACTGGAAGGAGTGGTAGCCACCTTGTTCCAGTCAGCCCAAAGCCAGGGTTCCATGCCCATCAGGCTCATCCAGGTCCATCCTGGGGATATGGTTTATGTCGGGGGGCTACCAGACTCAAGGGCCTCGGCTTCTTTTGGCGGGTACTTCAAGGGATGCATCCAGGATCTGAGGATTAACAACAAAAGACTGCAGTTTTATCAGATATCAACTCCGGTAGAATCGTACAACCTGGAACAACTCATCAGCGTTGCAGAAGGATGCAGCAGCGATAACGCATGTGCT GTGAACCCCTGTCTTAACGGGGGAGTGTGTTACTCCATGTGGGATGATTTCATTTGCAACTGCCCCCCCAACACTGCAGGGCGGCGCTGTGAGGAGGTGAAATGGTGCGAGCTGTCTCCCTGCCCAGCTGCTGCAACGTGTCAGCCCCTCTCTCAGGGTTTTGAAT GCTTGTCTAATGTAACGTTTCGGCTTGGAAGCAGCATTCCACAGTATCGGAGCAATGGAAAGATTAAGCGCAGCCTGACCAGTGTCTCCCTCAGTTTCCGCTCAAGACGGCTTGCTGCCACATTACTGCATGCACACAAGGACTCAAACTACCTGACGGTCTCTCTACTGAACTCTCATGTGGTCATGGATCTCCAGGTTGGGGGTGACAAGGACAACGTGTCTATTCAAAGCCAGACTCAGTTCAGTGATGGAAAGTGGCACACTGTGAAGCTCAGCTTGGAAACCCAGGCTTCGACCTCTAGTTGGATCATGATCGTGGATGGAGGAAAGGAGGCCATAAGCGTGTCCAAAACAGCTGTGGGTGACCTGGAGTTTCTCAGCAAGGAAGTGGACATCTTCCTGGGTGGTCTAAGCCTGGACGCTGGGGTGGATCTGTCTGGCTGTCTGGGTCCTGTCGAGATTGGGGGGCTTCTTCTCCCTTTCCACCCCGATACAGAGCTGAACCTGCCCAGACCTCAGGAGGAGCAGTTTTTGAGGATAAACAGCAATGCTCCTCTGCTGTATGGCTGCTGGGGAGCCAGTGTTTGCACACCTAACCCTTGCAGGAACGAGGGTGTGTGTGAGGACCTGTTTGACCTGCATCAGTGCACGTGTTCATCCGAGTGGACGGGCCACCTGTGTCAAGACTCGACAGACCCTTGCATCTCCGGGCCCTGTCTCTACGGCAACTGTGTCAGCCTGCCTGGAGgctataagtgtgtgtgtgagcaggggTACAGTGGCGAGCAATGTGAGGTAGAAGTCGATATGTGTGAAAAAAGCAATTGCAGCCACGGCGCCACGTGCCTCAAAGGCTTCCAGACGTATTCCTGTCTATGCCCTCAAAATATGACCGGCCAGTACTGCGA CGAGAAACTCCCTGAAATCCCATGGTACATCGAGACCAATCC ACTTCCCCAGTTGCCTGTGTCTACATGCACGGGTACGAGGTGGAACTACAGCTGCTTTAATGGAGGAAACTGTGCCGAGGCTGAAGACGCTTGTTACTGCCTGCCTGGCTTCACGGGACAATG GTGTGAGAAGGACGTAGATGAATGTGCCTCTGACCCGTGTATGAACGGAGGTTTCTGTGTCAACTACGTGAACAGTTTTGAGTGCGTGTGCGACATGAATTACTCGGGGATACACTGCCAAATAGACGTCAGCGACTTCTACTTGTACCTCTTCCTGGGCCTGTGGCAGAACCTCTTCCAGCTCGTGTCCTACCTCGTGATTCGTCTCGACGATGAGCCAGAAATTGAGTGGGGGTTCCAGATCAACGATTAG
- the LOC100707322 gene encoding complement factor H-related protein 1 translates to MCLRSLGFVLVFFPGVLLAQRCDAPRLVHGYFIPEQETYFDRTTITYSCDNGYKPVVEDWWATSTCERGKWSHEPQCIDESSCLPPTIPNGKYPENSNGWYEDGSRLRITCDGGFEHQNQITTTTCGNGKWSSAPVCERSMSACSAPPKIPHAVIIHGYQEVFAAGSEVQYECEDGYTAEGAHNKKSVCIQGNWTAGPTCTNVCAVNTDDHPEYISVGTVYIENGEEKRVECVKPHSWSLKHYSNIRCINGRMEATECCNRVEHAVASLFDCD, encoded by the exons ATGTGTCTCAGGTCTCTTGGATTTGTCCTGGTTTTCTTTCCTGGAGTGCTTCTCG cACAGCGCTGTGATGCTCCCAGACTGGTTCATGGTTATTTTATCCCCGAACAAGAGACTTACTTTGACAGAACCACGATCACTTATTCCTGTGATAATGGATATAAACCTGTAGTGGAGGATTGGTGGGCAACCAGTACCTGTGAACGTGGGAAATGGTCTCATGAACCACAATGTATAG ATGAAAGCAGCTGCCTTCCACCAACTATTCCCAATGGAAAGTACCCTGAAAACTCAAACGGCTGGTATGAGGATGGAAGTAGACTAAGGATAACATGTGATGGAGGATTTGAGCACCAAAACCAGATCACCACCACTACCTGTGGAAATGGAAAATGGTCCTCTGCACCAGTCTGTGAGA gaaGTATGAGTGCATGCAGTGCACCTCCTAAAATCCCCCATGCAGTCATCATTCATGGATACCAGGAGGTGTTTGCTGCAGGTTCAGAAGTGCAGTATGAGTGTGAAGACGGATACACTGCAGAGGGAGCACACAACAAAAAATCTGTTTGTATACAAGGAAACTGGACAGCAGGGCCAACATGTA CTAATGTCTGTGCTGTCAACACCGATGACCATCCTGAATACATATCTGTGGGAACTGTGTACATAGAAAATGGTGAGGAAAAGAGAGTGGAGTGTGTGAAACCACACAGCTGGTCATTGAAACATTATTCTAACATTCGGTGCATCAATGGAAGAATGGAGGCAACTGAAT GTTGTAACAGGGTGGAGCAtgcagtg GCAAGTCTATTCGACTGTGACTAA
- the zbtb41 gene encoding zinc finger and BTB domain-containing protein 41 — protein sequence MTKKPSTMLRPRRGRQVSASGDGVPPSITPANSETLQESAPQMRHLIMSQHSNNLLNFLNEDRSRQKFCDVFVSVGGKTYSAHKVVLAHGSSYFHAELSKNPSAKTHVTLEHVEDSVFQHLLSFLYTAECVVAETALPALTEAARFLDMMDILKLLCKDGEVQPVSVIQSQGETRASRKVETTSNNSSGADTEIHSPADVQGNLFSHDNSNQGHLAESVHTDVHQEASNEEEKTTGQGNATTRRSARRRRTPTKYKRDDGEYCSSAPKEKQSTASSRQHNKNRLEGKGEVNVTAKLDVNKASKPVQGDDVMDVDEEEEERGDANADIIAEKAADEVCEAERSADLHNSDLQRTEQQAAEGVEMRVGAAAGSSNQSPVYPEGLAPVIIQNSSKKILKCPKCDKTFDRAGKYESHTRVHTGEKPFQCDICLQRYSTKSNLTVHKKKHASDVPFQKKEHKCPFCNKLHASKKTLAKHVRRFHPDHIQEFLTKRKRKSEGWKCAICFKTFTRKPHLEEHMILHSQDRPFKCSFCDEYFKSRFARLKHQEKFHLGPFPCEICGRQFNDTGNRKRHIECTHGGKRKWTCLVCGKSVRERTTLKEHLRIHSGEKPHLCSICGQSFRHGSSYRLHLRVHHDDKRYECDVCGKTFIRHDHLTKHQKIHSGEKAHQCEECGKCFRRHDHLTVHYRSVHLGEKVWQKYKTAVHQCEVCKKEFKGKSSLEMHFRTHSGEKPHRCPECHQTFRIKKTLTKHMVIHSDVRPFNCPHCSATFKRKDKLKYHVDHVHSTRFAEQPLSAIGEEKIVSVTFEESSKTYHAEPKSSHQTSPAPTNVCVPVTLVPVQMAGGAQGDLTVHRPPPHSSQTHTVISLQTQGQQQNSGYQATDMAFLEKYTLTPQPGNIVHPVRSDQMLDHREQSYLGTLLGLDPSSSVQNLPTSDHAH from the exons ATGACGAAAAAGCCTAGCACTATGCTCCGTCCCAGACGTGGCAGGCAGGTCAGTGCCAGTGGTGACGGTGTACCTCCATCCATCACCCCAGCAAACTCTGAAACCTTACAGGAGTCAGCCCCACAAATGAGACACCTGATCATGTCACAGCACAGTAACAACCTCCTCAATTTCTTGAATGAGGACCGGAGCCGGCAGAAGTTCTGcgatgtgtttgtgtctgtaggtgGGAAGACCTACAGTGCCCACAAGGTGGTTTTGGCCCATGGGAGCAGCTATTTCCATGCTGAACTGTCCAAGAATCCTTCAGCTAAAACTCATGTGACTCTGGAGCATGTGGAGGACTCTGTTTTCCAGCACCTGCTCAGCTTTTTGTACACCGCTGAGTGTGTTGTTGCAGAGACGGCGCTCCCAGCTCTAACTGAAGCGGCCCGATTTCTGGACATGATGGATATATTAAAGCTGTTATGTAAAGACGGTGAAGTACAGCCTGTAAGTGTAATACAGAGCCAGGGTGAGACAAGAGCTTCTCGTAAAGTGGAAACTACCTCCAACAACTCATCAGGAGCTGATACAGAGATCCACAGTCCAGCTGATGTTCAAGGAAACCTGTTCAGTCATGATAACTCCAATCAGGGTCACTTGGCTGAGAGTGTACACACTGATGTACATCAGGAGGCCTCaaatgaggaagaaaagacgACAGGTCAGGGAAATGCTACCACACGGAGATCAGCTCGTAGGAGGAGAACACCTACTAAGTATAAAAGAGATGATGGTGAGTACTGTAGCAGTGCTCCCAAGGAAAAACAAAGCACTGCATCATCAAGGcagcacaacaaaaacagactGGAAGGAAAAGGGGAAGTGAATGTGACAGCCAAGCTGGATGTGAATAAGGCATCTAAACCAGTTCAGGGTGACGATGTAATGGATGtggacgaggaggaggaagagagaggagaTGCAAATGCCGACATTATTGCTGAGAAGGCAGCTGATGAGGTTTGTGAGGCAGAGAGGAGTGCAGATCTGCATAATTCAGATCTACAGAGGACAGAGCAGCAGGCTGCTGAAGGGGTGGAGATGCGtgttggagcagcagcaggaagctCTAACCAGAGTCCAGTGTATCCTGAAGGTCTGGCTCCAGTCATCATCCAGAACTCCAGCAAGAAGATCCTCAAGTGCCCCAAATGTGACAAGACGTTTGACCGTGCAG GGAAATATGAGAGCCACACTCGAGTGCACACAGGCGAGAAACCTTTCCAGTGTGACATCTGTCTGCAGCGTTACTCCACCAAGTCTAACCTGACCGTACACAAGAAGAAGCACGCCAGCGACGTCCCCTTCCAGAAAAAGGAGCACAAATGTCCCTTCTGCAACAAACTCCATGCCAGCAAGAAAACCCTGGCCAAGCACGTCAGGAG GTTTCATCCAGACCACATCCAAGAGTTTCTTACCAAAAGGAAGAGGAAGAGTGAAGGCTGGAAATGTGCT ATCTGTTTCAAGACCTTCACTCGCAAACCTCATCTGGAGGAGCACATGATCCTGCACAGCCAAGACCGGCCTTTTAAATGCTCCTTCTGTGATGAATACTTCAAATCCAGGTTTGCCAGGCTGAAACACCAAGAGAAGTTCCACTTAg GTCCTTTTCCCTGTGAGATCTGTGGTCGTCAGTTTAATGACACCGGCAACAGGAAGAGGCACATCGAGTGCACACATGGAGGCAAAAGAAAGTGGACCTGCTTGGTTTGTGGGAAATCAGTAAGAGAAAG GACAACCCTAAAGGAGCACTTGAGGATCCACAGTGGAGAGAAACCTCACCTCTGTAGTATTTGTGGCCAAAGTTTCCGTCATGGCAGCTCCTACAG GCTTCACCTCCGAGTCCACCATGATGACAAGCGGTATGAGTGTGATGTTTGTGGGAAAACCTTCATACGCCACGATCACCTGACCAAACATCAGAAAATACACTCTG GTGAGAAAGCACACCAGTGTGAGGAGTGTGGCAAGTGCTTCAGACGCCATGATCACCTGACAGTCCACTACAGAAGTGTTCATCTGGGAGAGAAAGTCTGGCAGAA GTATAAAACTGCTGTGCATCAGTGTGAGGTCTGCAAGAAAGAATTTAAAGGAAAGTCAAGTCTAGAAATGCACTTCAGGACTCACTCAG GTGAGAAGCCGCACAGATGTCCCGAGTGCCATCAGACATTTCGGATCAAGAAGACTTTGACGAAGCACATGGTGATTCACTCAGACGTCCGCCCTTTTAACTGTCCCCACTGCAGCGccacttttaaaagaaaagacaagcTCAAGTACCACGTCGACCACGTGCACAGCACGCGCTTTGCCGAGCAGCCCCTCAGCGCGATCGGTGAAGAAAAAATAGTGTCGGTTACTTTTGAGGAAAGCTCAAAGACGTACCATGCCGAGCCCAAGTCGAGCCACCAAACCAGCCCCGCTCCTACAAATGTGTGCGTTCCCGTCACTTTAGTTCCCGTCCAGATGGCCGGAGGAGCGCAGGGTGACTTGACCGTTCACAGGCCTCCACCTCACTCCTCACAGACTCACACAGTCATTAGCTTGCAGACTCAAGGACAGCAGCAAAACTCTGGCTACCAGGCTACAGATATGGCCTTCTTAGAGAAGTACACCCTCACACCTCAACCGGGCAACATCGTCCACCCCGTGAGGTCGGATCAGATGCTGGACCACCGAGAGCAGTCCTATCTGGGAACGCTGCTCGGACTCGATCCATCTTCCTCAGTGCAGAACTTGCCCACCTCTGATCACGCCCACTGA